A single genomic interval of Camelina sativa cultivar DH55 chromosome 11, Cs, whole genome shotgun sequence harbors:
- the LOC104727342 gene encoding LOB domain-containing protein 36-like: MASSSSPCAACKFLRRKCTQECVFAPYFPPDQPQKFAFVHKVFGASNVAKLLNELASNQREDAVNSLFYEAEARLRDPVYGCVGLISILQHRLKQLQHDLENAKKELATYVGPQAMLPILQPPPQPHFMSLPLQPPQRPSSSSASVLTQHHHNLLPMMAIPTGQLYQQQQQQQIFEAQQLAAVAREQQNEMFRAYGGGGGSSSPHHQNQSQVEILRFNNGFDSIPTGSVTVTGFNQLSSGDTAVTGMSLGGNFVDDDSPSTNNNYHTDQQLHHHHHQQQQHHEAQLFIPTQSSQPLPLQTQETQTQTQPNSESEEGRRSVIG; encoded by the coding sequence atggcGTCTTCAAGCTCTCCTTGCGCAGCTTGTAAATTCTTGAGAAGAAAATGCACTCAAGAATGCGTATTCGCTCCATATTTCCCACCAGACCAACCTCAAAAATTCGCATTCGTTCACAAAGTCTTTGGAGCAAGTAACGTCGCTAAGCTTCTCAACGAGCTCGCCTCTAACCAAAGAGAAGACGCCGTAAACTCTCTATTCTACGAAGCCGAAGCTCGACTACGCGATCCTGTTTACGGTTGCGTCGGTTTGATCTCAATCCTTCAACACCGTCTTAAACAGCTTCAACACGATCTTGAAAACGCCAAGAAAGAGCTCGCTACGTACGTTGGTCCTCAAGCTATGCTCCCTATTCTCCAACCGCCGCCTCAACCGCATTTCATGTCTCTACCGCTGCAACCTCCTCAAcgaccatcttcttcttcggcgTCTGTTTTGACTCAGCATCATCATAACTTGTTGCCGATGATGGCTATTCCAACTGGACAATTGtaccagcagcagcagcagcaacagatcTTTGAGGCTCAGCAGTTAGCAGCGGTTGCGAGGGAGCAACAGAATGAGATGTTTAGAGCttatggaggaggaggaggaagtagTAGTCCACACCATCAAAACCAATCTCAAGTTGAGATTTTGAGGTTTAATAATGGTTTTGACTCTATACCGACCGGTTCAGTTACTGTTACTGGGTTTAATCAATTAAGCTCCGGTGATACAGCCGTAACCGGAATGTCTCTTGGAGGTAACTTTGTTGATGATGATAGTCCTTCGACGAATAATAATTACCATACGGATCAGCagttacatcatcatcatcatcaacagcaGCAACATCATGAGGCTCAACTATTCATACCTACACAATCTTCTCAGCCGCTACCGCTTCAAACGCAGGAGACGCAAACGCAGACGCAACCAAATTCAGAGAGCGAGGAGGGTAGAAGGAGTGTCATTGGTTAA
- the LOC104727340 gene encoding serine/threonine-protein kinase SRK2I isoform X2, which yields MWELQIDENVQREIINHRSLRHPNIVRFKEVILTPTHLAIIMEYASGGELYERICDAGRFSEDEARFFFQQLISGVSYCHEMQICHRDLKLENTLLDGSPAPRLKICDFGYSKSSVLHSQPKSTVGTPAYIAPEVLLRQEYDGKIADVWSCGVTLYVMLVGAYPFEDPEEPRDYRKTIQRILSVKYSIPDDIRISPECCHLISRIFVADPATRISIPEIKTHDWFLKNLPADLMDESNTGSQFQEPEQPMQSLDTIMQIISEATIPAVRNRYLDEFMTDNLDLDDDMDDFDSESEIDIDSSGEIVYAL from the exons ATGTGGGAGTTGCAGAttgatgaaaatgttcaaaGGGAGATCATTAACCACAGATCATTAAGGCATCCTAATATTGTCAGATTTAAAGAG GTCATTTTGACGCCGACTCATCTGGCTATCATAATGGAATATGCTTCTGGAGGCGAGCTTTACGAGCGGATTTGTGATGCAGGACGGTTTAGTGAGGATGAG GCTCGCTTCTTCTTTCAGCAGCTTATATCTGGAGTCAGTTATTGTCATGAGATG CAAATTTGCCATCGGGACCTGAAGCTGGAGAATACATTGTTGGATGGGAGTCCTGCCCCTCGCttaaaaatttgtgattttggatATTCTAAG tCATCTGTTCTTCATTCACAACCAAAGTCAACTGTCGGTACTCCTGCATACATCGCTCCAGAGGTACTGCTTCGTCAGGAATATGATGGCAAG ATTGCAGATGTATGGTCATGCGGTGTAACCTTATACGTCATGTTGGTTGGAGCTTATCCATTCGAAGATCCAGAAGAGCCAAGAGACTATCGGAAAACAATACAG AGAATCCTTAGCGTTAAATACTCAATCCCTGACGACATACGGATTTCACCTGAATGCTGTCATCTAATCTCAAGAATCTTCGTGGCTGATCCCGCTACT AGGATTAGCATTCCAGAGATCAAGACTCATGATTGGTTTTTGAAGAACCTCCCAGCTGATCTAATGGACGAGAGCAACACTGGAAGCCAGTTTCAGGAGCCTGAACAGCCAATGCAGAGCCTTGACACAATCATGCAAATCATCTCTGAAGCTACAATTCCCGCTGTTCGAAACCGTTACCTTGACGAGTTCATGACTGACAACCTTGATCTTGACGATGACATGGACGACTTTGATTCTGAATCTGAAATCGACATTGACAGTAGCGGAGAGATAGTTTACGCTCTCTAA
- the LOC104727341 gene encoding probable disease resistance protein At5g66890, which produces MDLISIQSFDALPHNLRECLLDMASFLEVQRIIASTIIDLWSELYGNESSLCMNYLQELASHNLLQLLPLGRNDCDNGFYNELMVKQDNFLREFAINQCQTEPIFERKRLNLEIQENKFPNWCLNPEHPIFINASLLSISTDDSFSSGWGEMYCPNAEALVLNISSSNYALPNFIATMEKLKVVIIINHGLDPANVTNLSCLSSLPNLKRIRFEKVSINLLDIPYLQLMSLEKLSLWLCHVVETDNETEVDVSETLQSLQEIEIDYCYNLVDLPYWIYQVVSLKKLSVTNCNMLCRVLEAICDLRNLEVLRLSDCTSLIELPETIDKLSNLRFLDVSGGFQLKKLPLEIGNLQKLETISMKDCYRCELPDSVKHLENLEVKCDEETAFLWKRLKRKMKNLTITAEETEHNLNLLQLF; this is translated from the exons ATGGATTTGATTTCGATCCAAAGCTTTGATGCCTTGCCTCACAATCTTAGAGAGTGTTTGTTGGACATGGCCTCGTTTCTTGAAGTCCAAAGGATAATAGCTTCCACAATAATTGACTTATGGTCTGAATTATACGGCAACGAGAGTAGTCTTTGTATGAATTACCTCCAAGAGCTCGCCTCTCACAATCTCCTTCAACTTCTTCCTCTAGG GAGGAATGATTGTGATAATGGCTTCTACAATGAACTCATGGTCAAACAAGACAACTTCCTTAGAGAATTTGCTATAAATCAATGCCAGACAGAACCAATCTTCGAGAGGAAAAGACTAAACTTGGagatacaagaaaacaaattcccAAACTGGTGTTTGAATCCAGAACATCCTATCTTTATTAATGCATCTCTTTTATCTATCTCTACCG ATGATTCATTTTCATCAGGTTGGGGTGAAATGTATTGTCCAAATGCTGAGGCTTTAGTTCTTAATATCTCTTCATCTAACTATGCATTACCAAACTTCATTGCTACAATGGAGAAACTGAAAGTTGTGATTATCATTAATCATGGTCTTGATCCTGCAAACGTAACCAATTTGTCGTGTCTCAGCTCATTACCAAACCTGAAACGGATTAGATTCGAAAAAGTTTCAATCAATCTGCTTGACATTCCCTATTTGCAACTTATGAGTCTTGAGAAGCTGTCTTTATGGTTGTGTCACGTTGTTGAGACTGACAACGAGACAGAAGTTGATGTTTCTGAAACTTTACAGAGTTTACAGGAAATCGAAATTGATTACTGCTACAATCTTGTTGACTTGCCTTATTGGATCTATCAAGTTGTTTCATTGAAGAAGCTTAGCGTCACAAACTGTAACATGCTTTGCAGAGTCCTAGAAGCTATATGCGACTTGAGGAACCTTGAAGTGTTGAGACTGAGTGATTGTACTAGTCTCATTGAGCTGCCTGAAACGATCGACAAACTCAGTAATTTGCGGTTTCTTGATGTGTCTGGTGGCTTCCAACTGAAAAAATTGCCTCTAGAAATTGGAAATCTGCAGAAACTTGAAACGATTTCGATGAAAGATTGTTACCGATGCGAGTTACCGGATTCAGTGAAGCATCTAGAGAACCTGGAAGTGAAATGCGACGAAGAGACTGCGTTCTTGTGGAAACGATTGAAAcgaaaaatgaagaatctaacAATAACAGCggaagaaacagaacataacCTCAACTTGCTTCAACTGTTCTAA
- the LOC104727340 gene encoding serine/threonine-protein kinase SRK2I isoform X1, with protein sequence MDRAPVTTTTAAGPIDMPIMHDSDRYDFVKDIGSGNFGVARLMRDKLTKELVAVKYIERGDKIDENVQREIINHRSLRHPNIVRFKEVILTPTHLAIIMEYASGGELYERICDAGRFSEDEARFFFQQLISGVSYCHEMQICHRDLKLENTLLDGSPAPRLKICDFGYSKSSVLHSQPKSTVGTPAYIAPEVLLRQEYDGKIADVWSCGVTLYVMLVGAYPFEDPEEPRDYRKTIQRILSVKYSIPDDIRISPECCHLISRIFVADPATRISIPEIKTHDWFLKNLPADLMDESNTGSQFQEPEQPMQSLDTIMQIISEATIPAVRNRYLDEFMTDNLDLDDDMDDFDSESEIDIDSSGEIVYAL encoded by the exons atgGATCGAGCTCCGGTGACCACCACCACAGCAGCAGGACCTATTGATATGCCGATTATGCACGATAGTGATCGTTATGACTTCGTTAAGGATATTGGCTCTGGTAACTTCGGTGTTGCTCGCCTTATGAGAGACAAACTCACTAAGGAGCTTGTTGCTGTTAAGTACATCGAGCGAGGAGACaag AttgatgaaaatgttcaaaGGGAGATCATTAACCACAGATCATTAAGGCATCCTAATATTGTCAGATTTAAAGAG GTCATTTTGACGCCGACTCATCTGGCTATCATAATGGAATATGCTTCTGGAGGCGAGCTTTACGAGCGGATTTGTGATGCAGGACGGTTTAGTGAGGATGAG GCTCGCTTCTTCTTTCAGCAGCTTATATCTGGAGTCAGTTATTGTCATGAGATG CAAATTTGCCATCGGGACCTGAAGCTGGAGAATACATTGTTGGATGGGAGTCCTGCCCCTCGCttaaaaatttgtgattttggatATTCTAAG tCATCTGTTCTTCATTCACAACCAAAGTCAACTGTCGGTACTCCTGCATACATCGCTCCAGAGGTACTGCTTCGTCAGGAATATGATGGCAAG ATTGCAGATGTATGGTCATGCGGTGTAACCTTATACGTCATGTTGGTTGGAGCTTATCCATTCGAAGATCCAGAAGAGCCAAGAGACTATCGGAAAACAATACAG AGAATCCTTAGCGTTAAATACTCAATCCCTGACGACATACGGATTTCACCTGAATGCTGTCATCTAATCTCAAGAATCTTCGTGGCTGATCCCGCTACT AGGATTAGCATTCCAGAGATCAAGACTCATGATTGGTTTTTGAAGAACCTCCCAGCTGATCTAATGGACGAGAGCAACACTGGAAGCCAGTTTCAGGAGCCTGAACAGCCAATGCAGAGCCTTGACACAATCATGCAAATCATCTCTGAAGCTACAATTCCCGCTGTTCGAAACCGTTACCTTGACGAGTTCATGACTGACAACCTTGATCTTGACGATGACATGGACGACTTTGATTCTGAATCTGAAATCGACATTGACAGTAGCGGAGAGATAGTTTACGCTCTCTAA